AAGAAGACATTTACTGTAGAACAATTTATGATGTTGGATAAGCAAATGGAAGCTCTTACGGATATTTTAGGAGGCTGCGAACGTATCAAAAAATCTCCGATTCCGTCGGCCTACAAAATCCACCTAATGAAATTTATTTTCTTGTTTATTTTTATCTTGCCTTTTGGCTTTATCCACGAAATACATTATTGGTCTGTGCCCATTGTCATGATTATCTTCTACGCTTTCGTTGGTTTGGACTTTATTGCGGGAGAAATTGAGGAGCCTTTTGGCTTGGATGCCAATGACTTACCAACTGATGCGATTTGTACATCAGTACGCACCAACGTGTTTGAGATTATGAAACATAAAATTTAATTTAGCATAAAATACATACAGTCAGAACCCAACTTCTTTGAGTTGGGTTTTATTTTTGCCCTGAAATAACGGCTAATTTTATAGCGTTATGGGCTATGATTTTGTGTAACTTTGTGGCCTTTGTTATGTTGGCCGATTTTTAATCTTTTCGCATCAAAAAATTGAGAAAGTTTATTGTTCGCTTTGTGCTTTACACGTTCATTGCGCTGTTTAGTTTGCTGGCCGTGTCGGCAACGCTGGTTTATGTGTATCAAGACAAACTCATTGGGTTGTTTGTGGAAGAGGCTAACAAGAAACTTCGCACACCCGTTTCGGTGAGCAAAATTGAACTGACATTTTGGGATACTTTTCCGCGTGTGGCACTTACTTTTCACGACATTAGCGTAACGGAAAGTATCAAAGGTAGCCAAACGCCATTGCTCAAAGCCAAGAAATTGTATTTTACGTTTGGTTTGCTTAAGTTGATAAATGGCCAATACGAAATTAATAGAGTGGTGGCCGAAGAAGGTGAAATTAATATCCGAAAAGATGCCGACGGCAATCCCAATTATCTGATTTTAGCACCTGACACTACTGCGCCAACTACTACGCAAGCCAAACCCATCAAATTCCATCTCAATCAAATAAAACTTGATGCGATGTTGGTGCGATACAGCCCCGACTCGTCGCAAACATTCGACTTGCTGGCACGCCAACTCAAAGCTTCTTTGCATCTGGACAGCGCGGCAGTACGCACTACTTTAGACGGCAAACTGTTGGTCAATCGCATCAAAAGCGGGCAAGAGATTTTCTTCCAAGAAAAAAATATCAACTTCCTGACTGAATTAGTTTTTGATAAAATTCAGAATCAATTAACGATACAACCGACTGATATTCAGATAGAAAAAATGGAATTTGGCGTGCGTGGCACTGTAACCACTGCGCCAAAAACGCTTTTAGATTTGTCGTTTGAAGGAAAAAATACGACCATTCCAAGTCTGCTTTCTTTGTTGCCCAAATCGCTGTATCAGAAAGTAAGTGCTTACCAAAGCGAAGGCGAAATTTATTTTGAAGGCACAGCCAAAGGCGAAGTTTCTAAGAAAAAACAACCTGCCATTTCGTTGGATTTTGGTTGTAAAAATGTGGCGTTCTATCACCCAGATTTCAAAAAACGCATTGAAAAAGTGGGCTTTAAAGGGCATTTCTCTAATGCGGGAGAAGGCACTTTTGCGATGCGCGAATTGCGTGGAAGCCTTGATGATAAACTTTTTGAAGCAAGTGTCGCTGTTCGTAATTTCAAAGACCCGTTTTTGGAACTTAGCTTTTCGGGGGATTTTGATGTAGAATCACTTTTTCAATTATTTCCGCAAAAAGCCATTGACTTTGCGCGTGGCCACTTGGATTTGACGTTGGATTTTAAAGGCCGTTTGGCCGACCTCAAATCCGTTTCGACGATCAGCAACACGCAAACCGACGGCGAACTTTCGATTCAAAACCTTGATTTTAAGCTCAAAAACAAAGCTTATGAGTTTACGGGGCTGGAAGGCAATTTTATTTTTAACAAAAATGATATTGCTGTTTCGGGATTTCAGGGCAGAGCAGGCGGCAGCGATTTTGCTTTGGACGGTTATTTTAAAAATTCCATTGCATTTTTCTTGTTCCCTCATGCTGATTTGCGCCTTGATGCCAGTTTTAAATCTCGCAATTTAGATTTGGACGAATTGCTTTCTGCGTCAGGGCAATCAGCTGAAAATAAGGAGAATACAGCGAAAGAAGAGCCATATAAATTTGTGATTTCGCCTAAGTTGGCTTTGCGTTTGCAGTGCGACATCGACAATTTGGCTTTTCGTCAATTTCACCCCAAAAAAATCACGGGTTTGTTTACGTTGGCTTCGCAACAAGCCAATGCCGAAACGTTTTCGATGCAATTGGCGGGCGGGAAAATTGGTTTAACGGGTACACTGAACGCCCAAAAACAAGACGATATGTTGGCCGATTTGCGCATACAATTTCAGAAAATTGATGCAGATAGCGTGTTTTATTTGTTTGAAGATTTTAATCAAAAATTCCTGACGCACAAGCAAATACGCGGCAAACTGACGACCGACACACGCGCCAAAGTGTATTTTAATGAAAAATTGGAGATTGATACGCGCCGACTCTGGGCGGAGGCCGTTACTTCCATTGCCAATGGGCAGTTGAATAATTTTGAACCGATGCAACAACTTTCCAAATTTATTGACCGCGAGGAGTTAAGTAATTTGCGTTTTGCGGAACTGAAAAATACATTTAGGCTTGAAAATCAGACGCTTTATATTCCTGAAATGGAAATAAAATCCAATGTGTTTGCCGTGTCGGTGATGGGAACGCAGACTTTCGACAAAAAAATGGATTATAAACTCAAAGTGCCGCTGAATAATTTTGCGCGTCCAGACCGCGACGCGGCTTTCGGGGCAATTCGAGAGGAGGGAGGCGGGAAAACTTCCGTGATGCTGACGGTAAAAGGCACAACCGACGATTTTAAGATAGCTTATGACAAACAAGCCGTAAAAGAAAAAATCAAGCAGAGTTGGAAGCAGGAAAAAGAAGAATTTAAGAACTTGTTCCGCAAACAAGACAGGGAAAAAGAGGAGAAAAAGGCCGAGCCTGCCGCCAAAAAGCCCGCCAAGAAACCAACCGAATATTTTGATTTTTAGCAAAAAGAAAACCCCACTTTGTCGGTGGGGGGGGCTTTGTTTTATTAGAAGATTAAGAATTGTACACGGCGGTTTTTCTTTCTGTTGGCAGCTGAAGTGTTTGGAACGATTGGTTGGCGTTCGCCATACCCAACTGTTTGTATTCTATCGGCTGGTACGCCTACGATGGTCAGTTCATTTTGTACCTCATCAACACGCTTTTGCGAAAGTTTGTCGTTGGATTCTTCTGTTCCTACGTCGTCGGTATGGCCTTCTACCAAGATAATGTAACCGTCCAAACCGTATTGCATGGCATCACTAAACTGTGCTGTTTGTGTTACATCCACGACCCCGCTATTCGTCTCAAAATAAACAGGTTGTAGCACTACTTTAGGTTTTAAGCCTAATTTTTTATAGTTTTTTACTTGGTCTTTGGTAAGTGTTGGGTCTGGAGGTGGAATAGATTTGTCTATGCGTTCTTCGGGTACTGGCGTAGGGTTGGGTTGTTGGGTAACAACAGGTGGTGGTGTCTGTGGTAAAGGATTGCTATTGCTACTGGCATTAAAAATAGGAGGGCTTCCTGCCAGACTTTTCATACCGCCAGGGGGTTCGTAGCCTTTTACCTTTTTACGCTTAGCTTTTCCGCCGTACGCAGCCATTTTGTGGCAATTAGTGCCATTTTTTACCAACGGATTAAGGCGATAGACAAAAGACCAGCCTCTTGTTTTTGCGCCATAGTGATAAGTATTGCAACTAGTGTTCGTTAATAATAATATCAACGAACATAAAAGTATGATTCCCTTAGCATGTATGTAATATTTTAGCATAAGGTTAATTGTTTTTATGTAAGAACTATGCACCTGTTTTGAATAAAAGCACGACGATTGTGTCTGTTATTGAATTTAAACGATACTTTGTCGTTTGTAATTTAAGGTTAAAAATATAGCTTTAGAGGCATATTAGCAAATTTAAAAAAATAAATTTTATTCTTTATATGTATTAAAAAAATGAAATTTATTAAATTGTAGCATCAGTTTTGGTTAAGTTTTGATTTTGTTGCATAAGTTTAGCTTGATGCGCCAAGCGGGAATTAATACGTTTTTTTCGGAGATTTTCAGCGTTAATATAGTTGGTATATCCTCGTAATAATAAAAATATGGGCCAATAGCTCATCCCCACAAAAGCAATGATGCCAGGCAAGTCCCCGCCTCGCATGAGCGGAATAGTGGAGGCCAAAATAACACCCTTTAGAAGATATTTTATATCTGAACTATATCTATCTGCATATTGAAATGCTTTTGCAAATAAATAACCATATAATATACAAAATAAGATAATGCCTATGATTGCTCCTTCCCCATAAAATGTTCCATACAGAGACTCTGAAATACCAACATAGTTTCCTTGCATATTGTCATTTAATCCTAATTTGTTGGCGTATCCTCCAGGTGGTTTGTCTGGCCATAAGGCACGAGGAATTGGGCGCATCAAAATTTCGAGATGTTGCATTCCATATTGATAATTAAGATGTTGTGGATAAACTTGTAATGTCATCATAAATCCATCAAGCATATTGGAATCTTCGGCATTACTCGATCTAGCCAATGCTTTATCCATAATCTCTGAAACAGATAATTTGGATAAATTTTGAGAACGAGATACCCCTGCTATTGCAAATACAATTATGATTGCACTTCCACCTACCACATAATACATGAGTTTTTGTGTTATACTTTTATTTTTTAGGAACACAATACCTGCAGCAATAGCCCATGACAAAAATTGAAATCGCAAGTAAGGGTCATAAGAATTGACAATGGCAAAAAGCATTATCACAGTAAGTAGAATCTTTGAAAAAAAATTTTGCCTTAATGATAAACTTTGAATGGTAATATAAATAAGTACAATCATTCCGCCTAGTGCCATCCCGAATAGCATTAGATATGAGCCTGCACCAGAAAGTAGACTACCGAAGGCTTTTGTTACCGTATTGACCACAAAAATGCCAATAAAACCAAAGATAATTGTTGGCTGATGTATATTTAGATATGCGTTTAGCTGCTGTGGGGTGTCTTTTTTTTTAACTTTTACGTTTTTTAGTTGGACTGAAAAATAAAAATAGCTTATGGAGAGCATGGTTGTACCAAATAAAAAGAGATTGAGTGCCTCTAAACCAAGTTCATCCGTCATTTTAAAAAAATCTACTCCTCTTGAGTAGGCAACTCTTACCCAGCTGGCTTTTTTGTCCATCACTACATTATAGCGATTTAGCCCCGACGAAATAAAGAAAAATACGATTAGCGCAATCCACTCATCATTATATTTTAAAAACACATATAACGCGAATAAGACCAATAAATAAGTAACAATGGTGATGCCCGTTATACCCATGCTTTTAGTTGATTTGCCAAAATACTTGATAATTTTTGTTCATAGCTTTCCCATGAATACTGCAAAGCTGCGTTGCGAGCTGCAAGGCGCATTTGTGTGTAAGCCTGTGCATCTTTTCCGCGCAAAGTTTCGATAGCTTGCGCCAATGCCTTCGTATCCCGAACAGGCACAATGTAGCCGTTTTTATCGTTTTCTATCAATTCTGGGCCAATAGAATGAGGTGTTGTAATCACGGGCAAGCCTGCGGCCATTGCTTCCACTATTACCAACCCGAATCCCTCAAAAATCGTTGGCAGCACCAGCGCATCAAACTCTTGATACAAACCAAACATTTCCATTTGCGAAACGGCTGGCCTATACGAATACCAATCTTTTTCTTTGGCAAATGCCTCGCCTGCGCCTTGTATGCCGCCCACGATGTGCAATTCTGCCGCGCCTTTAGGCAAAAGTTTCATAGCATCAAGTAAATATTTCATGCCTTTGCGCTGCGTAACCGTGCCCGCATACAGTAATCTGAGCGGACGTTTTGTAATGTCTGCGCCTTTGGTGATTTCTGGATTTATATACGGCACATGGTCTATGGCCGCGCCCAATGGCAATACAATAATTTTGTTATCGCTTATGCCGTCGGCCAATAGCGTTTGGCGCGTAAACGACGAAGCCGCGATTACACGGTCGGCGCGATGTGGTTCTTCTGCCAATCTTTTTTCGTAATGTGCAGGAAAAACCAAATTGTCGATGCTGTCTGCCCACTCTGGGTGCAAACGCGCTTCTTCTCCCAAAATCTGTTGCGCGGACTTTACGTGTGCGGTGGCCAACTCACAAACAGCCAACTTGCCTGTTTGGGTCGCTGCCGCCAAACTTTCATAACAACTTCCCTGAAAACCCCAGTACACATCAGACTTGCGTTTGCGCAACAGACTTGCTACATAATTATCAAAATCCATATCCCTTTGGTAAACAGCATTTTGAGTAACTGACGTTTTGCCGTACAAGCGGCGCAAGGCCAGTTCTTTTAGTTCAAAACGCCAATTAGCTTCTACATATTTTCCGCCCAAGCCTTCTTCAAAGCGGCGCGTCCAATAGGTATTTCCTTTTTGTAGCAAATAATTTTGCAGTGCCGTGTTGGTAATGTACGAACTGGTATAAAAGACATCTAAAGCCCCCAAATTGAGAAGGGCTTTGGCTACTTTATAAGAATGTTGCTTGCCAGAATGGGATAAGGTAATGTTCATTTAGTCTTTTTTCCGAAACAAAAAACAAAGATAATACTTTCGGCTATGCAATGGTTGTTTTAATGAACTCTGTCGCCTCTGATGCTCATATCCGCGATGATTTTGGCTTCTGCTTCCAGTAGTTCGTTAAGGCGTTGCCTCACTTCTTCGGCGGGGCGATATTCTTTAGCCAAATCCACAAATGTAGTGTAATGGCCTGCTTCCGAAACCATTAGCTCATAATAAAACTTGCGTAGTTCCGTGTCGCTGATTTCTTGCGAAAGCAACCGAAATCGCTCACAACTCCGCGCCTCAATGATGGCGCAAACCAATAATTTATCCAATAGTCGCCAATCGGCATCGCCGCCCTTGCGTTCGAGTTTGAGCAGCTCGGTTACATATACGTCGCGGCGTGCGTGTCCGAGTTGCAAGCCGCGTTTTTTGAGTTCGGCCAGCACGCGTTCAAAATGACTCCATTCTTCCGCTACAATTTCGGTGAGTGTGTCCACCAACTTTGCTTTTTCGGGATATTGGATAATCAGGGAAATGGCACTGGAAGCGGCTTTTTGTTCGCAATAGGCGTGGTCTATCAATATTTCTTCAATATTTTTTTGCGCAATGTCCGTCCAACGTGGGTCTGTGGGAAGTTTGAGGCCAAGCATATTTTTTTATTCAATCAAAAGGAAAAAAATCTATCAGAAAGCGAAGGTAGCGTTTTCGGGGCGAATGGAAAAGCAACCTTTTGAGCGTTCGTGTATCTTTTGTCCGTTGCTTGTGCCGTTGTTCCTGCATTTTGGGCGGTTGGTATAATCCGAACTGTTTTGTTTGCGGGAATCAATAGCTTTGTATCATGGCAGTTTATACATTGGCCAGCGTATTTTTTTACTTAACTTTTCTTTCCTTATGAAAAAATCCTTACTGGGTGCGTTGCTGTTGCAGTGTGCCGTAGCGATGGGACAAGAAACCGCCGCCCCTTTGTGGTTGCGTTATCCAGCTATTTCGCCCAATGGCAAAGAAATTATTTTCAACTACAAAGGTAGCTTGTTCAAAGTTTCTGCTGATGGCGGTGTTGCCGTTCCCCTTACCCTGAACAATTCCTACAACTACAAAGCGGTTTGGTCGCCCGACGGCAAGCAAGTGGCTTTTGCCTCCGACCGCAATGGCAATTTTGATGTGTACGTGATGCCTTCGCAAGGTGGCACAGCGCAACGCCTCACCA
This genomic window from Flexibacter flexilis DSM 6793 contains:
- a CDS encoding OmpA family protein, translated to MILLLTNTSCNTYHYGAKTRGWSFVYRLNPLVKNGTNCHKMAAYGGKAKRKKVKGYEPPGGMKSLAGSPPIFNASSNSNPLPQTPPPVVTQQPNPTPVPEERIDKSIPPPDPTLTKDQVKNYKKLGLKPKVVLQPVYFETNSGVVDVTQTAQFSDAMQYGLDGYIILVEGHTDDVGTEESNDKLSQKRVDEVQNELTIVGVPADRIQTVGYGERQPIVPNTSAANRKKNRRVQFLIF
- the miaE gene encoding tRNA-(ms[2]io[6]A)-hydroxylase; the protein is MLGLKLPTDPRWTDIAQKNIEEILIDHAYCEQKAASSAISLIIQYPEKAKLVDTLTEIVAEEWSHFERVLAELKKRGLQLGHARRDVYVTELLKLERKGGDADWRLLDKLLVCAIIEARSCERFRLLSQEISDTELRKFYYELMVSEAGHYTTFVDLAKEYRPAEEVRQRLNELLEAEAKIIADMSIRGDRVH
- a CDS encoding glycosyltransferase, coding for MNITLSHSGKQHSYKVAKALLNLGALDVFYTSSYITNTALQNYLLQKGNTYWTRRFEEGLGGKYVEANWRFELKELALRRLYGKTSVTQNAVYQRDMDFDNYVASLLRKRKSDVYWGFQGSCYESLAAATQTGKLAVCELATAHVKSAQQILGEEARLHPEWADSIDNLVFPAHYEKRLAEEPHRADRVIAASSFTRQTLLADGISDNKIIVLPLGAAIDHVPYINPEITKGADITKRPLRLLYAGTVTQRKGMKYLLDAMKLLPKGAAELHIVGGIQGAGEAFAKEKDWYSYRPAVSQMEMFGLYQEFDALVLPTIFEGFGLVIVEAMAAGLPVITTPHSIGPELIENDKNGYIVPVRDTKALAQAIETLRGKDAQAYTQMRLAARNAALQYSWESYEQKLSSILANQLKAWV
- a CDS encoding AsmA-like C-terminal region-containing protein, producing the protein MRKFIVRFVLYTFIALFSLLAVSATLVYVYQDKLIGLFVEEANKKLRTPVSVSKIELTFWDTFPRVALTFHDISVTESIKGSQTPLLKAKKLYFTFGLLKLINGQYEINRVVAEEGEINIRKDADGNPNYLILAPDTTAPTTTQAKPIKFHLNQIKLDAMLVRYSPDSSQTFDLLARQLKASLHLDSAAVRTTLDGKLLVNRIKSGQEIFFQEKNINFLTELVFDKIQNQLTIQPTDIQIEKMEFGVRGTVTTAPKTLLDLSFEGKNTTIPSLLSLLPKSLYQKVSAYQSEGEIYFEGTAKGEVSKKKQPAISLDFGCKNVAFYHPDFKKRIEKVGFKGHFSNAGEGTFAMRELRGSLDDKLFEASVAVRNFKDPFLELSFSGDFDVESLFQLFPQKAIDFARGHLDLTLDFKGRLADLKSVSTISNTQTDGELSIQNLDFKLKNKAYEFTGLEGNFIFNKNDIAVSGFQGRAGGSDFALDGYFKNSIAFFLFPHADLRLDASFKSRNLDLDELLSASGQSAENKENTAKEEPYKFVISPKLALRLQCDIDNLAFRQFHPKKITGLFTLASQQANAETFSMQLAGGKIGLTGTLNAQKQDDMLADLRIQFQKIDADSVFYLFEDFNQKFLTHKQIRGKLTTDTRAKVYFNEKLEIDTRRLWAEAVTSIANGQLNNFEPMQQLSKFIDREELSNLRFAELKNTFRLENQTLYIPEMEIKSNVFAVSVMGTQTFDKKMDYKLKVPLNNFARPDRDAAFGAIREEGGGKTSVMLTVKGTTDDFKIAYDKQAVKEKIKQSWKQEKEEFKNLFRKQDREKEEKKAEPAAKKPAKKPTEYFDF